In Pseudomonas lalkuanensis, the following are encoded in one genomic region:
- a CDS encoding LysR family transcriptional regulator, producing MLKRHMPSITALQCFEAVARHLSFTRASEELSLTQSAVSKQVAQLEELLQHLLFRRVRRRLQLTPAGSLYLTEVRKILAQVEMSTHYMLSYGGDTEVLRVATPPTFGARWLIPRLKGWRLRHPNIHLDLRNELEPNALVQGRSDVAFYFGHGALPGAECIRLFSEEVVPVCAPGAMPRTPFTEPTQLTDLVLLQNATRPEAWHEWFQSQDRHTEHSYHGPRFDTSYMCIRAAQAGCGVALLPRFLVEEELEEGKLVIPWDHPLPSRNAYYLAYPEHAAEVPKVKDFVRWMLEQLEREPL from the coding sequence ATGCTCAAACGCCACATGCCCTCGATCACCGCCCTGCAATGCTTCGAGGCAGTGGCCCGGCACCTCAGCTTCACCCGAGCGTCCGAGGAGCTGAGCCTGACCCAGAGCGCGGTGAGCAAACAGGTGGCGCAGCTGGAAGAGCTGCTCCAGCACCTGCTGTTCCGCCGTGTGCGCCGGCGCCTGCAACTGACCCCGGCCGGCTCGCTGTACCTGACCGAGGTGCGCAAGATCCTCGCCCAGGTGGAGATGTCCACCCACTACATGCTGTCCTACGGCGGCGATACCGAAGTGCTGCGGGTGGCCACGCCGCCGACCTTCGGTGCGCGCTGGCTGATTCCGCGCCTGAAGGGCTGGCGCCTGCGCCATCCGAACATCCACCTGGACCTGCGCAACGAACTGGAACCGAACGCCCTGGTCCAGGGCCGCAGCGACGTGGCCTTCTACTTCGGCCATGGTGCCCTGCCCGGCGCCGAGTGCATCCGCCTGTTCAGCGAGGAAGTGGTGCCGGTCTGCGCGCCAGGTGCGATGCCCAGGACGCCCTTCACCGAACCGACCCAGCTCACCGACCTGGTGCTGCTGCAGAACGCCACTCGCCCCGAGGCCTGGCACGAGTGGTTCCAGAGCCAGGACCGGCACACCGAGCACAGCTACCACGGGCCGCGCTTCGACACCTCCTACATGTGCATCCGCGCTGCCCAGGCCGGCTGCGGCGTAGCCTTGCTGCCGCGCTTCCTGGTGGAAGAGGAACTGGAGGAAGGCAAGCTGGTGATCCCCTGGGACCACCCCCTGCCCAGCCGCAATGCCTATTACCTGGCCTACCCCGAGCACGCGGCGGAAGTGCCGAAGGTGAAGGACTTCGTGCGCTGGATGCTGGAGCAGTTGGAGCGGGAACCGCTGTGA
- a CDS encoding DUF1338 domain-containing protein gives MSANERLFALVASVIGEPAARWVETHVEVPAGLSAFPFSETVVHRAWLAEALNLCLFHKLVEAVPIGRTYVEEQRTKGRQVVFDHGAIRTVDWPDNGALPRGRQAFARLLEPLGFADVRTYPLTRLKMTGYAYRQMDLPEDIAQFFVSELHPGRFSEGFQLAVSRVVGDSRDPLDASHKAILDTLWRQRRCNFAEARHLLPALYRAFDRQHGVVREQDYDLLREESVEMAWISTEGNMFNHLTDRVADLQAVVDEQNAKGRPMKASIEVSASGRVMQTAYRAVQVQRDFVDVGGRAVQREVPGSFVEFIQREIDPDDARLDLNFDSGNAQGIFKMTAGKQG, from the coding sequence ATGTCCGCCAACGAACGCCTGTTTGCCCTGGTCGCCAGCGTGATCGGTGAACCCGCCGCCCGCTGGGTCGAAACCCACGTGGAAGTCCCTGCAGGCCTGTCCGCATTCCCCTTCAGCGAAACCGTCGTGCATCGCGCCTGGCTGGCCGAGGCGCTGAACCTCTGCCTGTTCCATAAACTGGTGGAAGCGGTCCCCATAGGCCGTACCTATGTTGAAGAACAGCGGACCAAGGGCCGCCAGGTGGTGTTCGATCACGGCGCCATCCGCACCGTCGACTGGCCGGACAACGGCGCCCTGCCCCGTGGCCGCCAGGCGTTCGCCCGCCTGCTGGAACCCCTGGGCTTCGCCGATGTGCGCACCTATCCGCTGACCCGGCTGAAGATGACCGGCTACGCCTACCGGCAGATGGACCTTCCCGAGGACATCGCCCAGTTCTTCGTTTCGGAGCTGCATCCGGGCCGGTTCAGCGAGGGCTTCCAACTGGCCGTGAGCCGTGTGGTGGGCGACAGCCGCGACCCGCTGGACGCCAGCCATAAAGCCATCCTCGACACCCTCTGGCGCCAGCGCCGATGCAACTTCGCCGAAGCCCGGCACCTGCTGCCGGCGCTCTACCGCGCCTTCGACCGCCAGCACGGCGTGGTGCGCGAGCAGGACTACGACCTGCTGCGCGAGGAAAGCGTGGAGATGGCCTGGATTTCCACCGAGGGCAACATGTTCAACCACCTCACCGATCGGGTCGCCGACCTGCAGGCAGTGGTGGACGAGCAGAACGCCAAGGGCCGGCCGATGAAGGCCAGCATCGAGGTCTCGGCATCAGGCCGGGTGATGCAGACCGCCTACCGTGCGGTGCAGGTGCAGCGCGACTTCGTCGATGTCGGCGGACGCGCCGTGCAGCGCGAGGTTCCGGGCTCCTTCGTCGAGTTCATCCAGCGCGAGATCGACCCCGACGATGCGCGCCTGGACCTGAACTTCGACAGCGGCAATGCCCAGGGCATCTTCAAGATGACTGCCGGGAAGCAGGGATAA
- the azu gene encoding azurin: MIRKLVVASVLALASAPLLAAECTVDVQATDQMTFDTKEIKVSKSCKTFTVNLKHVGKLAKNVMGHNWVLSKTADAPAIASEGMTAGLDKDYLKADDARIIAHTKMIGGGESDSVTFDVAKLAAGESYEFFCSFPGHVSMMKGTLALVD; the protein is encoded by the coding sequence ATGATTCGCAAGCTCGTCGTTGCATCCGTGTTGGCCCTGGCCAGTGCACCTCTGCTGGCTGCTGAATGTACCGTGGATGTGCAGGCCACCGATCAGATGACTTTCGATACCAAAGAGATCAAGGTCAGCAAGAGTTGCAAGACCTTCACCGTGAACCTCAAGCACGTCGGCAAGCTGGCCAAGAACGTGATGGGTCACAACTGGGTGCTGAGCAAGACCGCCGATGCCCCGGCCATTGCCTCCGAAGGCATGACCGCAGGACTCGACAAGGATTACCTGAAGGCCGACGACGCCCGCATCATCGCTCACACCAAGATGATCGGAGGTGGCGAGAGCGACAGCGTGACCTTCGATGTGGCCAAACTGGCTGCCGGTGAGAGCTACGAGTTCTTCTGCTCCTTCCCCGGCCACGTATCGATGATGAAGGGCACCCTGGCCCTGGTCGACTGA
- a CDS encoding LysE family transporter: MLSFFIAAMLLGFVFNAAPGAVFSETLRRGLRDGYRPALMVQIGSLVGDATWAALGLTGLALLLDSATVRYPLTIASALYLAWLGLQSLRDAHRPPQPSPEDGGATGGAFASGAALSLTNPQNIVYWAAMGGAMAAVGVAEPTPTHLAVFFGGFMLSSLLWCFICAGLVDWFRRAASTLWHRVTYLACGLCLLALSGMTAAELMKIA; encoded by the coding sequence ATGCTGTCGTTCTTCATCGCCGCCATGCTCCTCGGATTCGTGTTCAATGCCGCGCCCGGCGCGGTCTTCAGCGAGACCCTGCGGCGCGGCCTGCGGGATGGTTACCGGCCCGCGCTGATGGTCCAGATCGGCTCCCTGGTGGGCGACGCCACCTGGGCTGCCCTGGGCCTCACCGGCCTGGCCCTGCTGCTGGACAGCGCCACCGTGCGCTACCCCCTGACCATCGCCAGCGCCCTGTACCTCGCCTGGCTGGGGCTGCAATCCCTGCGCGACGCCCATCGCCCGCCACAGCCTTCGCCCGAGGATGGCGGCGCCACGGGCGGCGCCTTTGCCTCGGGGGCGGCGCTGTCGCTGACCAATCCGCAGAACATCGTCTACTGGGCCGCCATGGGCGGGGCCATGGCAGCCGTTGGCGTAGCCGAGCCGACGCCCACTCACCTGGCGGTGTTCTTCGGTGGTTTCATGCTGTCGTCGCTGCTCTGGTGCTTCATCTGCGCCGGCCTGGTGGACTGGTTCCGCCGCGCCGCGTCCACGCTCTGGCACCGGGTCACTTACCTCGCCTGCGGCCTCTGCCTGCTGGCCCTTTCGGGGATGACGGCGGCGGAGCTGATGAAGATCGCCTGA
- a CDS encoding LOG family protein: MSLRSVCVFCGASPGAKPIYREAAALLGHTLAERGITLVYGGGAVGLMGTVADAALAAGGEVIGVIPQSLMDAEIGHKGLTRLEVVDGMHARKARMAELSDAFIALPGGLGTLEELFEVWTWGQLGYHSKPLGLLEVNSFYDKLTDFLDHLVEERFVRDQHRGMLQVGGHPETLLDRLEAWRPSSAPKWVDRKPH, from the coding sequence ATGTCCTTGCGTTCCGTCTGCGTGTTCTGCGGTGCCAGCCCCGGCGCCAAGCCGATCTACCGTGAGGCAGCCGCCCTCCTGGGCCACACCCTGGCCGAACGCGGCATCACCCTGGTCTACGGTGGTGGTGCAGTGGGTCTGATGGGCACCGTGGCCGACGCGGCGCTGGCCGCCGGTGGCGAGGTCATCGGGGTGATTCCGCAGAGCCTGATGGACGCCGAAATCGGCCACAAGGGCCTGACCCGCCTGGAAGTGGTCGACGGCATGCACGCACGCAAGGCCCGCATGGCCGAGCTGTCCGATGCCTTCATCGCCCTGCCCGGGGGCCTGGGCACCCTGGAAGAACTGTTCGAAGTCTGGACCTGGGGCCAGCTCGGCTACCACAGCAAGCCGCTGGGCCTGCTGGAAGTGAACAGCTTCTACGACAAGCTCACCGACTTCCTCGACCACCTGGTGGAAGAGCGCTTCGTCCGCGACCAGCACCGCGGCATGCTGCAGGTCGGCGGCCACCCGGAAACCCTGCTGGACCGCCTGGAAGCCTGGCGTCCGTCCAGCGCGCCCAAGTGGGTAGATCGCAAGCCACACTGA
- a CDS encoding thiol-disulfide oxidoreductase DCC family protein — protein MADDERIKVYYNSACPVCKAGIEGQKGKTTACQVEWADVHQDNSAVEEIGEDLEYVRERLHLLDERGVKRMGMDAFIVLWRHSPRERWKARLFSLPLIHGLSQLAYKAFARALYRWNRAKHHW, from the coding sequence ATGGCGGACGACGAACGGATCAAGGTCTACTACAACAGCGCCTGCCCGGTGTGCAAAGCCGGCATCGAAGGCCAGAAGGGCAAGACCACCGCCTGCCAGGTGGAATGGGCCGATGTCCACCAGGACAACAGCGCGGTGGAAGAAATCGGCGAGGACCTGGAATACGTCCGCGAGCGCCTGCACCTGCTGGACGAACGGGGTGTCAAGCGCATGGGGATGGACGCCTTCATCGTGCTCTGGCGCCATTCGCCACGGGAACGCTGGAAAGCCCGGCTGTTCTCCCTGCCGTTGATCCACGGCCTCTCGCAACTCGCCTACAAGGCCTTCGCCCGCGCGCTCTATCGCTGGAACCGGGCCAAGCACCACTGGTGA
- a CDS encoding GNAT family N-acetyltransferase produces MTAAIETLTALSPVDRQRLVDVWEGAVRATHHFLSEDDIQFFRPLVRDAYLDSVRLACLRGADGQIAGFIGTVEDKVEMLFVDPAQHGRGIGRALMDHALALGAQSVDVNEQNPQAVGFYLRLGFVQHGRSEVDGAGKPFPILHLRKD; encoded by the coding sequence ATGACCGCTGCAATCGAAACCCTGACCGCCCTTTCCCCTGTCGACCGCCAGCGCCTGGTCGACGTCTGGGAAGGCGCCGTGCGCGCCACCCACCACTTCCTCAGCGAGGATGACATCCAGTTCTTCAGGCCCCTGGTGCGCGATGCCTACCTGGACTCGGTGCGCCTGGCCTGCCTGCGGGGCGCCGACGGCCAGATCGCCGGCTTCATCGGCACGGTCGAGGACAAGGTGGAAATGCTCTTCGTCGACCCGGCGCAGCATGGCCGGGGCATCGGCCGCGCCCTGATGGACCACGCCCTGGCCCTGGGCGCGCAATCCGTGGATGTGAACGAACAGAACCCGCAGGCGGTGGGTTTCTACCTGCGCCTGGGATTCGTCCAGCATGGCCGCTCGGAAGTGGATGGCGCGGGCAAGCCGTTTCCGATCCTGCATCTGCGCAAGGACTGA
- a CDS encoding mechanosensitive ion channel family protein, whose amino-acid sequence MDETTIVNVGTEKVSAFMTTVMQYATTFGVKILAAIAFWVVGRWLIGFAVGLVQRSLERQKVDPTVLRYVGSFITVTLNILLVVGILGYFGIQTTSLAALIAAVGLAIGMAWSGLLANLAAGGFIIVLRPFKVGDFISAGGVTGTVKEIGLFATSINTPDNVMTLVGNNKIFSDTIQNFSHNDFRRVELKAQLSGAADWQAAAALLKQRIAAIPNVLAEPPVDVEILEFNLVGPVLAVRPYCHNDNYWQVYFDTNRVIKEALGADFPAPMPAQTIIVQQPQG is encoded by the coding sequence ATGGATGAAACAACCATCGTCAATGTGGGGACCGAGAAGGTCAGCGCGTTCATGACCACGGTCATGCAGTACGCCACCACCTTCGGCGTCAAGATTCTCGCTGCCATTGCCTTCTGGGTGGTCGGCCGCTGGCTCATCGGATTCGCGGTCGGACTGGTCCAGCGATCCCTGGAGCGGCAGAAAGTCGACCCGACAGTGCTGCGTTATGTCGGATCCTTCATCACCGTCACCCTGAACATCCTCCTGGTGGTGGGCATCCTCGGGTACTTCGGCATCCAGACCACCAGCCTCGCGGCGCTGATCGCGGCGGTCGGCCTGGCCATCGGCATGGCCTGGTCGGGCCTGCTGGCCAACCTGGCGGCGGGCGGCTTCATCATCGTCCTGCGGCCGTTCAAGGTGGGTGACTTCATCAGCGCCGGCGGCGTGACCGGTACCGTGAAGGAGATCGGCCTGTTCGCCACGTCCATCAACACCCCGGACAACGTGATGACCCTGGTGGGCAACAACAAGATCTTCAGCGACACCATCCAGAACTTCAGCCACAACGACTTCCGGCGCGTGGAACTGAAGGCCCAGCTCTCCGGCGCCGCCGATTGGCAGGCCGCCGCGGCACTGCTCAAGCAGCGCATCGCCGCCATCCCCAATGTGCTGGCCGAGCCGCCGGTGGATGTGGAAATCCTCGAGTTCAACCTGGTGGGGCCGGTGCTGGCGGTACGACCTTACTGCCACAACGACAACTACTGGCAGGTCTATTTCGATACCAACCGGGTGATCAAGGAGGCCCTGGGCGCGGACTTCCCGGCACCCATGCCGGCGCAGACCATCATCGTGCAACAGCCGCAGGGGTGA
- a CDS encoding transglutaminase family protein, translating to MRAQAQSIAPVQGARYQVFHDTHYRYSAPVSLSQQLVHLWPRECPWQLCSGQELLINPEPTLRQDLTDVFGNPLTRLAFERPHDELQVNARLQVEVLPHGPVDLAASPAWEQVPASLAFSGRALSSLELEACRYRVESPYVRIKRQFSEFGAGCFPAGRPLLQGAAALMEKIFSEFSFDAEATQVATPLTEVLERRRGVCQDFAHLMLACLRSRGLAARYVSGYLLTQPPPGQPRLIGADASHAWVSVYCPRNGWVDFDPTNNILPNLEHITLAWGRDFSDVSPLRGVILGGGSHDPEVRVTVMPLWELAI from the coding sequence ATGCGTGCGCAAGCCCAATCCATCGCCCCCGTGCAGGGCGCCCGCTACCAGGTGTTCCACGACACCCACTACCGCTATTCGGCGCCGGTGTCCCTGTCCCAGCAACTGGTGCACCTCTGGCCGCGCGAATGCCCCTGGCAGCTGTGCAGCGGCCAGGAGCTGCTGATCAACCCCGAGCCCACCCTGCGCCAGGACCTCACGGATGTTTTCGGCAACCCGCTGACGCGCCTGGCCTTCGAACGGCCCCACGATGAACTGCAGGTGAACGCCCGCCTGCAGGTCGAGGTGTTGCCCCACGGGCCGGTGGACCTGGCTGCCTCGCCGGCCTGGGAACAGGTGCCGGCGAGCCTGGCCTTCAGCGGCCGTGCCTTATCCTCCCTGGAGCTGGAAGCCTGCCGCTACCGGGTGGAGTCGCCCTATGTGCGCATCAAGCGCCAGTTCAGCGAGTTCGGAGCCGGTTGTTTCCCTGCCGGACGGCCGCTGTTGCAGGGCGCGGCGGCGCTGATGGAAAAGATCTTCAGCGAGTTTTCCTTCGACGCCGAGGCCACCCAGGTGGCGACGCCGCTGACCGAGGTGCTGGAGCGGCGGCGTGGCGTCTGCCAGGACTTCGCCCACCTGATGCTCGCCTGCCTGCGGTCACGGGGGCTGGCGGCGCGCTACGTCAGTGGCTACCTGCTGACCCAGCCGCCCCCCGGCCAGCCGCGCCTGATCGGCGCCGACGCCTCCCACGCCTGGGTCTCGGTGTACTGCCCGCGCAATGGCTGGGTGGACTTCGACCCCACCAACAACATCCTGCCGAACCTGGAACACATCACCCTGGCCTGGGGCCGCGACTTCTCCGATGTCTCGCCGCTGCGCGGGGTCATCCTCGGCGGCGGCAGCCACGACCCGGAAGTCCGTGTCACCGTCATGCCGCTCTGGGAGCTCGCTATCTGA
- a CDS encoding circularly permuted type 2 ATP-grasp protein, which yields MSELLANYPLTATAYHELLDAEGRVRPHWQRLFQQLERSSPAQMLQRQDLLVRQIQENGVTYNVYADPKGTDRPWELDLLPNLLSAEEWQPIAAGVAQRARLLNAVLADLYGEQRLLAEGLLPSELVYGHPNFLWPCQGVQPAGGIFLHSYAVDLARDADGRWHVLADRTQAPSGAGYALENRQIVSRALPELYRDLRVQYLAGYFRTLQETLIRQAPSDGETPLVVLLTPGRFNETYFEHLYLARQLGFPLVEGHDLTVRDATLYLKTLGGLKRVHAVLRRLDDDYCDPLELRTDSALGVPGLLDAARQGRVLVANALGSGVLESPGLLGFLPKVGQRLLGEDLLLPTLGTWWCGQGQLLEKSLQGLGGLVFKPAFPSQSFEPLFGHALHDGALQALRKRLQAHPHAYVAQRMAQLSQAPVWQGDEQKGELQSRAIGMRVFAVAGSDGRYWVMPGGLTRVASAADAEVVSMQRGGASKDTWVLADLPVVGEPLRPRSLGARDLIRQDPYLPSRVVENLYWFGRYGERCDDGARLLRVVLSRYVDADGDEQALQSALGLASAVGLVPRGHQPLEQRLLAALLDEEWPSSVSANLRRLHWAAAQVRGRLSRENWHAVLELNRDALALDPKRTDLGEALEFLNRLLMSLAALSGFALDDMTRDDGWRFLMIGRRIERVQFYAEAIAGFLEGGAAWDPVALEWLLELGNSTITYRSRYLASPQLIPVLDLLLLHEQNPHALRFQLQALERSLGRLHQEFGAPQELVLSGLIGRLLAFDLATLEDPLFGSESVAEVLAGLAGLLREIAQNVGQVSDRLGLRYFAHVDDVSQQTVST from the coding sequence ATGTCCGAGCTGCTAGCCAACTACCCCCTGACCGCCACGGCCTACCACGAACTGCTGGATGCCGAGGGCCGGGTGCGCCCCCATTGGCAGCGCCTGTTCCAGCAGTTGGAACGCAGCAGCCCGGCGCAGATGCTGCAGCGCCAGGACCTGCTGGTGCGGCAGATCCAGGAAAACGGCGTTACCTATAACGTCTACGCCGACCCCAAGGGCACTGATCGCCCCTGGGAGCTGGACCTGCTGCCCAATCTGCTCTCGGCGGAGGAGTGGCAGCCCATCGCCGCCGGCGTGGCCCAGCGCGCGCGCCTGCTCAATGCCGTGCTGGCCGATCTCTATGGTGAACAGCGCCTGCTGGCCGAAGGGCTGCTGCCCAGCGAGCTGGTCTATGGCCACCCCAATTTCCTCTGGCCCTGCCAGGGCGTGCAGCCGGCTGGTGGCATCTTCCTGCACAGCTACGCGGTGGACCTGGCGCGCGATGCCGACGGTCGCTGGCACGTACTGGCCGACCGCACCCAGGCGCCGTCCGGTGCCGGTTACGCCCTGGAGAACCGGCAGATCGTCTCCCGGGCCTTGCCGGAGCTCTATCGCGACCTGCGCGTGCAGTACCTGGCAGGCTACTTCCGCACCCTGCAGGAAACCCTGATCCGCCAGGCACCCAGCGATGGCGAGACGCCGCTGGTGGTATTGCTGACGCCCGGACGCTTCAACGAAACCTATTTCGAACACCTCTACCTGGCCCGCCAATTGGGCTTCCCGCTGGTGGAAGGCCACGACCTGACGGTGCGCGACGCCACCCTCTACCTCAAGACCCTTGGCGGCCTGAAACGCGTCCACGCCGTGCTGCGCCGCCTCGACGATGATTACTGCGACCCCCTGGAACTGCGCACCGATTCCGCCTTGGGTGTGCCCGGCCTGCTGGATGCGGCGCGCCAGGGGCGGGTGCTGGTGGCCAATGCCCTGGGCAGCGGCGTGCTGGAGTCGCCGGGGTTGCTCGGCTTCCTGCCGAAGGTCGGCCAGCGCCTGCTCGGGGAAGACCTCCTGCTGCCTACCCTGGGCACCTGGTGGTGCGGCCAGGGGCAATTGCTGGAGAAGTCGTTGCAGGGCCTGGGCGGGCTGGTATTCAAGCCTGCCTTTCCCAGCCAGAGCTTCGAGCCGTTGTTCGGCCATGCCTTGCACGATGGCGCGCTGCAGGCCCTGCGCAAGCGCCTCCAGGCCCATCCCCATGCCTACGTCGCCCAGCGCATGGCGCAGCTGTCCCAGGCGCCGGTCTGGCAGGGCGACGAGCAGAAGGGTGAACTGCAGTCGCGGGCCATCGGCATGCGCGTCTTCGCCGTGGCCGGCAGCGACGGCCGCTACTGGGTGATGCCCGGCGGCCTGACCCGGGTGGCCTCGGCGGCCGACGCCGAAGTGGTGTCCATGCAGCGTGGCGGTGCCAGCAAGGACACCTGGGTACTGGCCGATCTGCCGGTGGTGGGCGAACCCTTGCGTCCGCGTTCCCTCGGCGCACGTGACCTGATCCGCCAGGACCCGTACCTGCCCTCGCGGGTGGTGGAAAACCTCTACTGGTTCGGCCGCTACGGCGAGCGCTGCGACGACGGCGCACGCCTGCTGCGGGTAGTGCTGTCGCGCTATGTGGACGCCGACGGCGACGAGCAGGCCCTGCAATCGGCCCTGGGCCTGGCCAGCGCCGTTGGCCTGGTGCCGCGCGGTCACCAGCCGCTGGAGCAGCGCCTGCTGGCGGCCCTGCTGGACGAAGAGTGGCCGAGCAGCGTCAGCGCCAACCTGCGCCGTCTGCACTGGGCCGCGGCCCAGGTGCGTGGGCGGCTGTCGCGGGAGAACTGGCATGCAGTGCTGGAGCTGAACCGCGATGCCCTGGCCCTGGACCCGAAGCGCACCGATCTGGGCGAAGCCCTGGAATTCCTCAACCGCCTGCTGATGTCCCTGGCCGCGCTGTCCGGCTTCGCCCTCGACGACATGACCCGCGACGATGGCTGGCGCTTCCTGATGATCGGCCGCCGCATCGAGCGCGTGCAGTTCTACGCCGAGGCCATCGCCGGCTTCCTCGAGGGCGGCGCCGCCTGGGACCCGGTTGCCCTGGAGTGGCTGCTGGAACTGGGCAACAGCACCATCACCTACCGCTCGCGCTACCTCGCCTCGCCGCAGCTGATCCCGGTGCTCGACCTGCTGTTGCTGCACGAACAGAACCCCCACGCCCTGCGCTTCCAGCTGCAAGCCCTGGAGCGCTCCCTGGGACGCCTGCACCAGGAGTTCGGCGCACCCCAGGAGCTGGTGCTGAGTGGCCTGATCGGGCGCCTGCTGGCCTTCGACCTGGCCACCCTGGAGGACCCGCTGTTCGGCAGCGAAAGCGTGGCTGAGGTGCTTGCCGGGCTGGCGGGGCTGTTGCGGGAGATCGCGCAGAACGTCGGACAGGTCTCCGACCGCCTCGGATTGCGCTATTTTGCCCACGTCGATGACGTCAGCCAGCAAACGGTATCCACCTGA